From Denitrovibrio acetiphilus DSM 12809, the proteins below share one genomic window:
- a CDS encoding LPP20 family lipoprotein produces the protein MGKIIIFSITVVLFLTGCGGAAKPTAKQDSAKIQQQRAEQAQKEMEQDITSGTLNMDFGGSSAISKPVEKPEAVMPPKKQPGKVGSLMPETKYPMRDGFPEWFYTPVYDGYIGAVGIAPKQRSNSLSAQKRVARVQAQKNLAKQIEVLINSDLNVESLSSGTATVESYRQKVTSMTREQADQFLNGFKVMDEWVDPKTDDYYIWMILEK, from the coding sequence ATGGGAAAGATAATTATTTTTAGTATAACTGTTGTGCTGTTTCTGACTGGATGCGGAGGCGCTGCAAAGCCCACAGCAAAACAGGATAGCGCGAAAATTCAACAGCAGAGAGCCGAACAAGCTCAAAAAGAGATGGAACAGGACATTACATCAGGAACTCTTAATATGGATTTCGGGGGCTCTTCAGCTATATCCAAACCCGTAGAAAAACCAGAAGCCGTTATGCCTCCTAAAAAACAACCCGGAAAGGTCGGTTCTTTGATGCCTGAAACCAAATATCCTATGAGGGATGGTTTTCCTGAATGGTTTTATACTCCTGTTTATGATGGATACATAGGGGCTGTAGGTATAGCTCCGAAGCAGAGAAGCAACAGCCTTTCTGCGCAGAAAAGGGTTGCGAGGGTGCAGGCACAAAAAAATCTGGCAAAGCAGATCGAGGTACTCATAAACTCAGACTTGAATGTTGAATCCCTCAGCTCAGGCACTGCAACTGTGGAAAGCTACAGGCAAAAGGTTACTTCCATGACAAGGGAGCAGGCTGATCAATTTCTCAACGGGTTCAAGGTGATGGATGAATGGGTAGACCCAAAAACCGATGATTACTATATATGGATGATACTAGAAAAGTAG
- a CDS encoding STAS domain-containing protein — MKIIVEEIADGKTIKPHGKIDILTSAELRSMLNDLTKKKVMLIVVDLEQVTYIDSSGLATLLEGLKNLKEYDGKMKLVNVPERILKVLSLMKLDMIFDISK, encoded by the coding sequence ATGAAGATAATTGTTGAAGAAATAGCAGACGGTAAAACAATAAAACCTCACGGAAAGATTGATATACTGACATCTGCCGAGCTCCGCTCAATGCTGAACGACCTGACAAAGAAAAAGGTTATGCTTATTGTTGTGGATCTCGAACAAGTGACATATATCGATTCATCAGGGCTTGCCACTCTTTTGGAGGGGCTTAAAAACCTTAAAGAATATGACGGCAAAATGAAACTTGTTAATGTTCCGGAAAGAATACTGAAGGTTCTCTCACTGATGAAACTTGATATGATATTTGATATCTCAAAATAA
- the cybH gene encoding Ni/Fe-hydrogenase, b-type cytochrome subunit — translation MATKKAKRMYKNCPARGFVYVWEGPIRITHWVNVASIIILVMSGLYIHYPFVKHNPVDHPYMMGSIRYTHYLTAMIFTTSIIVRGMWAFLGNKYAHIRTFYNPFNKDDRKYIISYLKYYCFLEKKPKHVLTHNPMAQYAYIGIFLVFMFQIFSGFALWSQINPDGTAYAIFGSIFSLMSNQWVRYLHYFSIFVIAIFLMAHLYAAVLVDFRTHAGDISSIFSGWKADIED, via the coding sequence ATGGCAACAAAAAAAGCAAAAAGAATGTACAAAAACTGTCCCGCCAGAGGTTTTGTATATGTTTGGGAAGGACCAATCAGAATAACGCACTGGGTCAATGTCGCCAGTATCATCATCCTTGTCATGTCCGGTCTATACATACATTATCCTTTCGTTAAACATAACCCCGTAGACCACCCTTACATGATGGGCAGTATAAGGTACACACACTACCTCACTGCCATGATATTTACCACCAGTATAATAGTGCGAGGGATGTGGGCTTTCCTTGGCAATAAATACGCTCATATAAGGACGTTCTATAATCCGTTCAACAAAGATGACAGAAAATATATCATCTCATATTTGAAGTACTACTGCTTTCTGGAAAAAAAACCGAAACATGTACTTACACACAACCCTATGGCACAATATGCATATATAGGGATATTTTTAGTGTTCATGTTCCAGATATTCAGCGGATTCGCCCTCTGGTCTCAGATAAACCCTGACGGCACAGCATATGCAATATTCGGATCAATATTCTCCCTGATGTCCAACCAATGGGTAAGGTATCTGCATTACTTCTCAATATTTGTCATTGCAATATTCCTTATGGCACACCTGTATGCCGCCGTACTCGTTGACTTCCGTACACATGCAGGGGATATCAGCTCTATTTTCTCTGGGTGGAAAGCTGACATTGAAGATTAA